A genomic region of Bernardetia sp. ABR2-2B contains the following coding sequences:
- a CDS encoding c-type cytochrome, translated as MLFKQLLIQKSYSNRLRSFRRGFKRSVTGSAFGFVLMLLVISTITVLSTQCAYAQQDSTAQTTDDATATTDDGATAGESPEVIAQGKELFEGNCAQCHAVHKKVVGPALNGAEARWGSRAAIINFIKYPEKVINSGDAYAQKLYEEYQQYMPNHDFFKDEEVASILDYIKTVPVPAATVAVAGDGGGAVQEGGAANSSLLLGVVIGLIALLLVVALVLVVLTSVLSGYLQKEKLEEDEDTVVTQSIFDFKAFFTSSAFIGVVLFVLVAVGAKELFAGLWTIGVQQGYAPTQPIKFSHKLHAGYYEIDCKFCHSGVEKGKSAVIPSANVCMNCHGELRRGSPEIQKIYNAIEKNEPIQWVRVHNLPDLSYFNHSQHVKVGGIECQTCHGEIQEMEVVQQVSLLTMGWCINCHREWDVNAKGNNYYDNLIKLHNSTSKEPLKVEDIGGLECSKCHY; from the coding sequence ATGTTATTCAAACAACTACTAATACAAAAGTCATATTCTAACAGACTTCGTTCCTTTAGACGAGGTTTTAAAAGAAGTGTTACAGGAAGTGCTTTTGGTTTTGTCTTGATGCTCTTGGTTATTTCTACCATTACTGTACTCTCTACACAGTGTGCATATGCTCAACAAGACTCAACAGCACAAACTACTGACGACGCAACAGCAACAACAGACGATGGTGCTACTGCTGGAGAAAGTCCAGAAGTAATTGCACAAGGAAAAGAACTTTTTGAAGGTAACTGTGCTCAATGTCATGCTGTCCACAAAAAAGTGGTGGGTCCTGCATTGAATGGCGCAGAAGCTCGTTGGGGAAGTCGTGCAGCTATCATCAATTTTATTAAATACCCTGAAAAGGTAATTAATTCGGGAGATGCTTATGCTCAAAAACTCTACGAAGAGTATCAGCAGTATATGCCAAATCACGATTTTTTCAAAGATGAGGAAGTAGCTTCTATTTTAGATTATATCAAAACTGTTCCTGTTCCTGCTGCTACAGTTGCAGTTGCTGGAGATGGAGGAGGAGCTGTGCAAGAAGGAGGAGCTGCAAACTCTAGTTTATTACTAGGAGTTGTAATTGGCTTGATTGCTCTTTTGTTAGTGGTTGCGCTAGTGTTAGTTGTTCTTACTTCAGTTCTTTCAGGTTATTTACAGAAAGAAAAGTTAGAAGAAGACGAAGATACAGTAGTTACTCAATCTATATTTGATTTTAAAGCCTTCTTTACAAGCTCTGCTTTTATTGGTGTCGTATTATTCGTACTGGTAGCTGTTGGTGCAAAAGAGCTTTTTGCAGGACTTTGGACAATCGGTGTTCAGCAAGGGTATGCTCCTACTCAACCGATTAAATTCTCTCACAAACTTCACGCAGGATATTACGAAATTGATTGTAAATTCTGTCATTCAGGGGTAGAAAAAGGTAAGTCTGCCGTTATTCCTTCTGCAAATGTTTGTATGAACTGTCATGGCGAACTTCGTCGTGGTTCTCCAGAGATTCAAAAAATCTATAACGCTATTGAAAAAAATGAGCCTATTCAATGGGTTCGTGTACATAACTTGCCAGACCTTTCTTACTTCAATCACTCTCAACACGTAAAAGTAGGTGGTATTGAATGTCAGACGTGTCATGGTGAGATTCAAGAAATGGAAGTAGTACAACAAGTGTCGCTACTTACTATGGGTTGGTGTATCAACTGCCACCGTGAATGGGATGTAAATGCAAAAGGAAATAATTATTACGATAATCTTATCAAATTGCATAATTCTACATCTAAAGAACCATTAAAAGTTGAAGATATTGGTGGGTTAGAATGTTCTAAATGTCACTATTAA
- a CDS encoding flavin reductase family protein — protein MSDFNSYLPSDLPVPAFHGLLLGAISPRPIAFASTIDTDGNVNLSPFSFFNVFGANPPTLIFSPARRVRDNTTKHTLENVKEIGEVVINMVSYSMVEQMSLSSTEYDKGVNEFMKAGFTPIASHKVTPPRVLESPAQFECEVTQIIETGQEGGAGNLIICEVKMMHINKAVLDKEGKIDPHLIDLVARMGGNYYARASGDAVFEVAKPLSTKGIGVDALPYRIKSSKYLSGNTLGKLGNVEKQPTIEEIEAVEFKDFTEEEKEMVRSSFPNEEAQHKTAEKYAQKNEIMKAWRVLLEPVHS, from the coding sequence ATGTCTGATTTCAATTCTTACCTTCCTTCTGACTTACCTGTTCCAGCTTTTCATGGTTTACTTTTGGGCGCAATTTCGCCTCGTCCGATTGCTTTTGCCAGTACGATAGATACAGATGGAAATGTTAATTTATCTCCTTTTAGTTTTTTCAATGTTTTTGGAGCAAACCCTCCGACCCTCATTTTCTCACCTGCTAGAAGGGTAAGAGACAATACCACAAAGCATACTTTAGAAAATGTAAAAGAGATAGGAGAAGTTGTTATTAATATGGTTTCATATTCGATGGTAGAGCAAATGTCGCTTTCAAGTACAGAATATGATAAGGGAGTAAATGAATTTATGAAAGCAGGTTTTACGCCTATTGCTTCGCACAAAGTTACTCCTCCTCGGGTATTGGAATCTCCAGCACAATTTGAATGTGAGGTAACGCAGATTATAGAAACAGGACAAGAAGGAGGCGCAGGAAATTTGATTATCTGTGAAGTAAAGATGATGCATATCAATAAGGCTGTTTTGGACAAAGAAGGCAAAATAGACCCACATCTTATAGATTTGGTAGCTCGTATGGGAGGAAATTATTATGCTAGAGCAAGTGGAGATGCTGTTTTTGAAGTTGCCAAACCATTATCGACAAAAGGAATTGGTGTTGATGCGCTTCCTTATAGAATTAAAAGTAGTAAGTATTTGTCAGGAAATACGTTAGGAAAGCTCGGAAATGTAGAAAAACAGCCAACCATTGAAGAAATTGAAGCTGTAGAGTTTAAGGATTTCACAGAAGAAGAAAAAGAAATGGTTAGAAGCTCATTTCCAAATGAAGAAGCACAACACAAAACAGCAGAAAAATATGCTCAAAAAAATGAAATAATGAAAGCATGGAGAGTTCTTTTAGAACCTGTTCATTCTTAA
- a CDS encoding molecular chaperone Tir: MKDHFQIVKDYLLELGYDITAEDAEEQLFIINDEEEGIRNLVVDCEDPILIIEQYILELKHVDEKTLTRLLQKNREIVHGAFSLDETGKKLLFRDTLQIENLDLNELEGSINSLKLLMAEYSEHLLEFAKADASAVKEAY; this comes from the coding sequence ATGAAAGACCACTTTCAGATTGTAAAAGATTACTTGCTAGAACTCGGCTACGACATCACAGCAGAAGACGCTGAAGAACAACTTTTTATCATCAATGACGAAGAAGAAGGCATTCGTAATTTAGTAGTCGATTGTGAAGATCCTATTCTAATTATTGAGCAGTATATCTTAGAACTCAAACACGTCGACGAAAAAACGCTTACTCGTTTGCTCCAAAAAAATAGAGAAATCGTACATGGGGCTTTTTCATTAGACGAAACAGGTAAAAAATTACTCTTTAGAGATACACTTCAAATCGAAAACTTAGACCTAAACGAACTTGAAGGTTCTATTAATTCACTCAAATTATTGATGGCAGAATATTCAGAACATCTTTTAGAGTTCGCAAAAGCAGATGCAAGTGCAGTAAAAGAAGCATATTAA
- a CDS encoding DASH family cryptochrome, which translates to MKNTLVWLRNDLRLKDNPVLKKAFDTGNNVIIVYIFEETNFEKTELDLPKTGVFRTNFLLESIQDLKKQLKSYNSDLFIYKGKTEDILSNLAQKLEVETVFSSKEITFEEINLKNKVNKELSKSNISLDLTFQQTLYNFEDLPFALNDLPNIFTHFRKKVEKESTVSEPISISKELEELKQSNKNEFLNQLESTETPTLKDFGFSESEIKSLHNPKAVLKFEGGETAALQRLNYYTFESNLLQTYKETRNGLLGGDYSSKFSAWLANGSISPKIIWHEVERYENEVKSNKSTYWLKFELLWREYFKFIAAKYGNKIFLLEGMKDDENLERIYGKNRESLEKHFQNEQNKKLFNKWKTAKTGIPFIDSNMKELNETGFMSNRGRQNVASFLVKDLKLDWRWGASYFETKLIDYDVTSNWANWAYVAGVGNDPRENRYFNIIKQARDYDNNGDFVKYWLPQLSDVPNNLVHTLYKLTPKELEKYEVSLGGNYPYPIVKL; encoded by the coding sequence ATGAAAAATACATTAGTTTGGCTTCGCAATGATTTACGATTAAAAGATAATCCAGTTTTAAAAAAAGCATTTGATACAGGCAATAATGTAATTATAGTTTATATTTTCGAGGAAACTAATTTTGAAAAAACAGAATTAGACTTGCCAAAAACAGGAGTTTTTAGAACTAATTTTCTGTTAGAATCTATTCAAGACCTCAAAAAGCAGCTTAAAAGCTATAATTCAGATTTATTTATCTATAAAGGAAAGACAGAAGATATTTTATCAAACTTAGCTCAAAAGCTAGAAGTAGAAACTGTTTTTAGTTCAAAAGAAATAACTTTTGAGGAAATAAATTTAAAAAACAAAGTAAATAAAGAGTTATCAAAATCAAATATCAGTTTAGATTTAACATTCCAACAAACGCTTTATAATTTTGAAGATTTGCCTTTTGCATTGAATGATTTACCAAATATTTTTACACATTTTAGAAAGAAAGTAGAAAAAGAATCAACTGTTTCAGAGCCTATTTCTATTTCTAAAGAACTAGAGGAATTAAAACAATCAAATAAAAATGAGTTTCTGAATCAATTAGAATCGACAGAAACTCCCACGTTAAAAGATTTTGGTTTTTCAGAATCAGAAATAAAGTCGTTACACAACCCAAAAGCAGTTTTGAAATTTGAAGGGGGAGAAACGGCAGCTTTACAGCGTCTGAATTATTATACATTTGAATCTAATTTACTTCAAACCTACAAAGAAACACGTAATGGACTTTTGGGAGGAGATTATTCTTCCAAATTTTCGGCGTGGTTGGCAAACGGTTCTATTTCTCCAAAAATAATTTGGCATGAAGTAGAGCGTTATGAAAACGAAGTAAAGAGTAATAAATCAACCTACTGGCTAAAATTTGAACTCTTGTGGAGAGAGTACTTTAAATTTATTGCAGCCAAATATGGAAACAAGATTTTTCTTTTGGAAGGAATGAAAGATGATGAAAATTTGGAGCGAATTTATGGAAAGAATAGAGAAAGTTTGGAAAAGCATTTTCAAAACGAGCAGAATAAAAAGTTATTTAATAAATGGAAAACAGCCAAAACAGGAATTCCGTTTATTGATTCAAATATGAAAGAGCTAAATGAAACGGGTTTTATGTCTAATCGTGGAAGGCAAAATGTAGCTTCTTTTTTAGTCAAAGATTTAAAACTAGATTGGCGTTGGGGAGCTTCTTATTTTGAAACAAAACTGATAGATTATGATGTTACGAGCAACTGGGCAAACTGGGCATATGTTGCAGGTGTAGGAAACGACCCACGAGAAAATCGTTATTTTAATATCATCAAACAGGCTAGAGATTACGACAATAATGGCGATTTTGTAAAATATTGGTTGCCACAGCTTTCTGATGTTCCGAATAATTTGGTTCATACACTTTACAAACTGACACCCAAAGAACTGGAAAAATATGAGGTTTCTTTAGGTGGAAATTATCCGTATCCGATTGTGAAACTTTAG
- a CDS encoding PspA/IM30 family protein, which yields MSIFKRLFSMGKAEAHNAIDKLEDPIKMTEQGIRDLKGNLNESLQGLAELKALAIRAKRDHQQFLSQSKNYEQKAVLLLQKAQTGELDPAEADRLASEMLRKKEEAQQQAERTGKEMTTHEQHVSKMNQNIQTLKSKVGTYENELRTLKARSKVSSATKKINKQMSQIDSSGTVSMLERMKEKVSQEEALAESYGEIASMNTSVDDDVAKALGTGSAASSSASLLELKAKLGLAQNASSSSDESADTSTPPPTPES from the coding sequence ATGTCTATATTCAAACGTCTTTTTAGCATGGGCAAAGCAGAGGCTCATAATGCAATAGATAAATTAGAAGACCCAATCAAGATGACCGAACAAGGAATCCGTGATTTGAAAGGAAACCTTAACGAAAGTCTTCAAGGGTTAGCAGAACTAAAAGCACTAGCTATTCGTGCAAAGCGTGACCATCAACAATTTCTTTCTCAGTCTAAAAACTATGAGCAGAAAGCAGTTTTGTTGCTTCAAAAAGCACAAACTGGAGAGCTAGACCCAGCAGAAGCTGACCGTTTGGCTTCTGAAATGCTTCGTAAGAAAGAAGAAGCACAACAACAAGCTGAACGTACGGGTAAAGAAATGACAACTCACGAGCAGCACGTTTCTAAAATGAATCAAAATATTCAGACACTTAAATCGAAAGTAGGAACGTATGAAAACGAACTTCGTACCTTGAAGGCTCGTTCGAAAGTGAGTTCGGCTACAAAGAAAATCAACAAACAAATGTCTCAAATTGATTCTAGTGGTACGGTTTCTATGCTTGAGCGTATGAAAGAGAAAGTATCACAAGAAGAAGCACTGGCAGAGTCGTATGGCGAAATTGCGTCTATGAATACATCTGTTGATGACGATGTGGCAAAAGCATTAGGAACAGGTTCGGCAGCTTCATCTTCTGCTTCTCTTTTAGAATTAAAAGCAAAATTAGGATTGGCTCAAAATGCTTCTTCTAGTTCGGATGAAAGTGCTGATACTTCAACACCTCCACCAACTCCAGAAAGCTAG